The Mobula birostris isolate sMobBir1 chromosome 1, sMobBir1.hap1, whole genome shotgun sequence genome contains a region encoding:
- the bdkrb2 gene encoding B2 bradykinin receptor — MASYNLSVASSLTNSSSCPDGIFWDWLYSFLPVYIMVVCIFGLVGNIFVLLVLCLQRSRRTVPEIYLGNLAGADLLLLSCLPFWAANIAERFAWPFGQFLCRFVNLTIYMNLWSSIYLLVMVSIDRYLALVRVFNPGRIRTVFCAKVNCGLIWAFSLLMSSHAFLFRSVVFRPDLNMSACLLQYPQPDWEFKINIVFIVGVFVIPGAVLSFCTAKILSVLRNGRLQHFTLVRKESKAAGLILIVLLAFLVCWVPFQIFRVLKFFHDAGLLTGCAWNEALNNGNQIVTFFGCTNSCINPILYVMVGKQFRSKVKELYTQSVSRRKSLLTFRDSTVTHNTPISTLERLGR; from the coding sequence ATGGCATCCTACAACCTCAGCGTAGCCAGCAGCCTCACAAACTCCAGCTCCTGCCCTGATGGCATCTTCTGGGACTGGCTGTATTCCTTCCTGCCCGTCTACATCATGGTGGTGTGCATCTTCGGCCTGGTGGGCAACATCTTCGTCCTCCTGGTCCTCTGCCTACAGCGGAGCCGACGCACAGTGCCCGAGATCTACCTGGGGAACCTGGCGGGTGCTGACCTCCTGCTGCTGAGCTGCCTCCCGTTCTGGGCGGCCAACATTGCCGAGCGCTTTGCCTGGCCCTTCGGCCAGTTCCTCTGTCGCTTCGtcaacctcacaatctacatgaACCTCTGGAGCAGCATCTACCTGCTGGTGATGGTCAGCATAGATCGGTACCTCGCCCTGGTGAGGGTCTTCAACCCTGGGCGTATCCGCACAGTCTTCTGCGCCAAGGTTAACTGCGGCCTGATCTGGGCCTTCAGCCTGCTGATGAGCAGTCATGCCTTCCTGTTCCGCAGTGTGGTCTTCCGGCCGGACCTCAACATGTCTGCCTGCCTGCTTCAGTACCCTCAGCCGGACTGGGAGTTCAAGATCAACATCGTCTTCATTGTCGGCGTCTTCGTCATCCCCGGAGCTGTCCTCAGCTTCTGCACTGCCAAGATCCTCAGCGTCCTCCGCAACGGCCGCCTGCAGCACTTCACGCTGGTGCGCAAGGAAAGCAAGGCGGCTGGCCTGATCCTCATTGTCCTCTTGGCCTTCTTGGTCTGCTGGGTGCCCTTCCAGATCTTCCGGGTGTTGAAGTTCTTCCACGATGCGGGCCTGCTGACCGGCTGTGCCTGGAATGAGGCTCTCAATAATGGCAACCAGATCGTCACCTTCTTTGGATGTACTAACAGTTGCATCAACCCCATCCTCTACGTTATGGTGGGGAAGCAGTTCCGCAGCAAGGTCAAGGAGCTCTACACCCAGTCTGTGTCCAGGAGGAAGTCGCTGCTGACATTCCGGGACTCCACAGTGACCCACAACACACCCATCTCCACTCTGGAGAGGTTAGGCCGCTGA